The following nucleotide sequence is from candidate division WOR-3 bacterium.
GTGAGTCTGGCGTGGACTCCGTCGGTTCCCGATACAATCCTGCTGCCGGATTCGCTGGGGCCGTTGCGGCCCGGCTACCATCTGGCCTTCGGCAGTTCGACCGACAACATCTACGTAGCGAGTGAGTCCTCGGACGTCATGGTGGTGGACGGGAACCAATGGGGTACCTTCCAGCGTATCAAGCGCATCTACACCAACGCAGGGATCGGAGGGGCACTGCTGGTCGCGGAGCACAACAAGCTGTATTGTACCTATCCCTCAAGGGGTCGCATCGGTATCATCGACTGCGTCACCAACGACACGGTGGGTTCGATTCCGGTGAGCACGCGCCCGAAGCTGCTCTGCTACAGCAGCGTCAGCGACAAACTGTACTGTTGCGACAGCGTCAACCGAAGGCTCTGGGTAATAGACTGCGCGTCAGATACAGTCCGCAAGGTCATCTCAACTGCGTCCAGCCCCGTCGATATGGTCTATGACCCAACCACCAATAGGGCGTACGTTGCGACCCTAGGGGCGGTGCTCGCGATATCCTGCGTGACCGATTCCGTCGTTGCCAGCATAGACAGGGCAAAGTCGTCGAGAGGGCTGTGCCTTAACAAGCGTCGCCAGAAGCTCTACGTGCCGGGGTCCCGTTACGCCGATCCCGAGACCATCTACGTGGTCTCCACTCAGACCTATGCCGTGACACCCATGACAACGGCTACTCGGGGAATCATACCGCTCTTGGCGTGCAATGAGGCGACCGACCGTCTTTACTATAGCGCCTACGGCTGCGAGGGCGTAGAGGTGTACGACTGCGTGGGCGACACGTACGTGGACTATGAACGCACGCCCTGGTATGAGGCTGAAGCAATTGCTTGCGACACCTTGCATAACCGGCTATTCCGTCTTTCCGAGAACCACCTCTCCATTTATGACTGCGTGACTTTCGATGCCGTCGCCCGGCACAGCGTCGGGATGAGCGATCCCTACCCTGTCCTGGAACTGGACCCGGCCCGCTACAGGGTGATGAGCGCCAACTGGTCTCCCGTGGGTGGCGCGGGCAAGCTCAGAGTGTTTGACTACAAGCACGACACGACGTACAGAAGGGGAATTACTCCGCTCTGCGGCTGGACCGG
It contains:
- a CDS encoding YncE family protein, with amino-acid sequence MNRSSFGRNSTSHNRAAKAGVFLCALALGVSVSLAWTPSVPDTILLPDSLGPLRPGYHLAFGSSTDNIYVASESSDVMVVDGNQWGTFQRIKRIYTNAGIGGALLVAEHNKLYCTYPSRGRIGIIDCVTNDTVGSIPVSTRPKLLCYSSVSDKLYCCDSVNRRLWVIDCASDTVRKVISTASSPVDMVYDPTTNRAYVATLGAVLAISCVTDSVVASIDRAKSSRGLCLNKRRQKLYVPGSRYADPETIYVVSTQTYAVTPMTTATRGIIPLLACNEATDRLYYSAYGCEGVEVYDCVGDTYVDYERTPWYEAEAIACDTLHNRLFRLSENHLSIYDCVTFDAVARHSVGMSDPYPVLELDPARYRVMSANWSPVGGAGKLRVFDYKHDTTYRRGITPLCGWTGKMCRNPATGRLYCGWGGGAAVVDEQTNRVVKHAYGVSGNMVHSRASDKFYSSSSYGLFGEKSGLGVVDGPTDSLIKIVGLGDDRWQLFPSWCPIGNKVYCFASRGARLFMAAVSCSTDSVVWERDMYDLGRWFRYLDNGLMLCNHSDSLALIDPRTDSVLVDSSLAAGGIYAVTHTRDG